One genomic window of Anticarsia gemmatalis isolate Benzon Research Colony breed Stoneville strain chromosome 23, ilAntGemm2 primary, whole genome shotgun sequence includes the following:
- the LOC142983115 gene encoding uncharacterized protein LOC142983115, producing the protein MEDQFEILFEKMKIEMQKQTLELKESITNSVMEKMDEKIKPIIAENKDLKEKVISLEKEIEYMKRDKKKNNIIIFGLQEEEESTTGLIEVVKNIFNKDLNINIGDFEINQIFRIGKKSPGRKPRPVLLSLVNSWKKTEIMRVRKNLKDIYRFWDTLYITEDYSKEVLEKRKMLQTKLKEERIKGNFAYLRYDKLVVKENNASNEKRKRGEAYSPGDNVQTKKQQVWTPSHTNRRNAFDVMRGRSNSLSCPKADNRQ; encoded by the exons atgGAAGATCAATTCGAAATCTTGTTtgagaaaatgaaaattgaaatgcAGAAACAGACGCTTGAACTGAAGGAGTCTATAACTAATTCAGTCATGGAAAAAATGGATGAAAAAATAAAGCCTATTATAgcagaaaataaagatttaaaggaAAAAGTAATAAGCCTTGAGAAAGAGATAGAATATATGAAAagagataagaagaaaaacaacattattatttttggattacAAGAGGAAGAAGAATCAACGACAGGATTAATAGAAGTGGTGaagaacatatttaataaagacttaaatataaatattggggattttgaaataaatcaaatttttcgCATCGGCAAGAAAAGCCCAGGCAGAAAACCGAGACCGGTTTTGCTGTCTCTTGTCAATTCATGGAAGAAAACTGAGATAATGAGAGTTCGGAAAAATCTGAAagacatatacagg ttttgggacaccctgtatataacaGAAGACTATTCTAAAGAAGTATTGGAGAAgaggaaaatgttacaaacaaaattgaaagaGGAAAGGATAAAAGGGAATTTCGCATATCTCAGGTACGATAAGCTCGtagtaaaggaaaataatgcaagtaacgaaaaaagaaaaagggGAGAAGCTTATTCACCGGGTGATAACGTACAAACTAAAAAACAGCAAGTCTGGACGCCATCACATACAAATAGGCGCAACGCCTTTGATGTGATGAGAGGCAGATCCAACTCTCTCTCGTGCCCCAAGGCGGATAATAGGCAATAA